A stretch of DNA from Mucilaginibacter daejeonensis:
AGGGCATTACCTTTCAGATCCGGCGTGGCCATACGCTCGGCATTGTGGGCGAATCAGGCTCAGGCAAGTCGGTCACCTCACTCGCGATCATGCGCCTGCTCAACGCGTCTGGAACTCAGATCAGCGGAAGCATCCAATTCGATGATATCGACATCGTGAATGCCTTTGAAAAGGACATGCGCAGCATACGAGGCAACCGCATAGCCATGATCTTTCAGGAACCCATGACCTCGCTTAACCCGGTGATCACCTGCGGAAGGCAGATCACGGAGGCTATTGAGTTGCACCGTGGATCAGACCCCTCCACTGCACGGCAACAAGCGATCGACCTTTTTAAGGAGGTGCAGCTCCCCCGCCCCGAAGCTATATTTGACAGCTACCCGCATCAACTTTCGGGCGGTCAGCGCCAGCGCGTGATGATCGCCATGGCCCTCAGCTGCGACCCTGAACTGCTTATTGCCGATGAGCCGACCACCGCATTGGATGTGACCGTGCAAAAGACCATCATTGACCTGTTGCTCAAACTCAAGGCCGAACGCAACATGGGGCTGCTCTTCATTTCCCACGACCTGGGCGTGGTAAGCCAGATCGCCGATGAGGTGCTGGTGATGTACAAGGGCAACATGGTTGAGAGTGGCACGGCAAAATACATCTTTACCGATCCTAAGCACCCATATACACAAGGCTTATTGGCCTGCCGGCCATCGCCCAAACAGCACCTGAAAATGCTGCCGGTGATCGGCGATTTTTTGGAGACAAGGCCCGATGGACAACTGGCCAGCACAGGCCTCAGCATAGCTGCAGTGAACCAACGCTTTGCTTATGCTGAACAAGAGGTAAGTGAACGTAAGCAACTATTATACAAGCAGGAACCACTTTTAAAAGTAAACGGCTTATGTACCTGGTTCCCTGTTCGGTCGGGCTGGTTCGGCAAACGTAAGGAACCGATCAAAGCCGTGAACGACATCACGTTCGAGGTATACCCCGGAGAAACGCTGGGCCTGGTGGGCGAATCGGGCAGCGGCAAAACGACCCTTGGCCGGAGTATACTTCGATTGATCGAACCTACCGCAGGCAGCGTGATCTACAATGGTACCGACCTGCTGAAATTGAACAAAGATCAGCTGCGTGCAATGCGCCGCGAGGTACAGATCATTTTTCAGGACCCTTACTCCTCGCTCGATCCGCACCAAACCATTGGCCAGTTGCTGATGGAGCCTATGCAGGTACATCAGTTGCATGGCAATGATGCGCAACGTAAGCAAAAGGTGCTTGAATTGTTGCAACGGGTCAACTTACTGCCCGAACATTTTGACCGTTATCCGCATGAATTTTCGGGTGGGCAGCGGCAGCGTGTGGTGATCGCACGCGCACTGGCATTGGAACCGCGCTTCATCATTTGCGATGAGTCTGTCTCAGCCCTTGATGTATCGGTACAGGCGCAGATCCTGAACCTGCTGCGCCAGTTGCAACAAGAGCTCGGCCTTACATACATATTTATCTCGCATGACCTGTCGGTGATCCGCCATATATCTGACCGGATCATGGTGATCAACAAAGGCCAGATCGAGGAGATATCCGAACCTGACGCTTTATTTGAACACCCCAAAACCGCTTACACACAAAAGCTTATCGCTTCTATTCCGCAGATCAGCATCGCCTCATAATTGGCGCAACTTTACTGCTTTACGATTGTTATTTACCCATACGCTGTATACACATTGATCGTGTATATTAGCCCTATAGTGTTACACTAAATGTCTAAAAAGAAAAACATCAATAATTCTGTAAAACAAGTACTTACGCAGCTTGTGCTGGACGTATTTGAACAGAATGGCCAAAAAGAGGCCCTGAATTACAAGCAAGTTTCCTCGAAACTCAACATACGCGAACCCGAATCGCGCGAGACCATACTGGAGATCCTGAAAGACGAAGCGCGCAAGAATACCTTACAGGAGATAGCGCCCGGCAAATTCAAGATCGTGGAACTGAAGACCTTTGTTGAAGGCAAGGTGGATATGACCGCTGACGGTTCGGCCTTTATCGTGACCGACGATGAGTTCGAGAACGACATCTACGTAGCTCCACGCAAATTGCGCACCGCCCTTAACGGCGACCGTGTAAAGGTATATGTGTACGCCAAAAGTAAAGGCAAGCGCAAGGAAGGCGAAGTGATGGAGATCATCAAACGCGCTAAAATGGAGTTCACCGGTGTGGTGAAGCTCTCCGAGCGGTTCGCATTTTTTGTCCCGGATGACCGCAAGATGTTGCACGATATCTTTATACCGTTGGGTGACCTGAACGGTGCCAAGAATGGCGTAAAAGCCGTTGCCGAGATCACCGACTGGCCAAAGGACGCCAAGAACCCTATCGGTCGTATCAAGACCGTATTAGGTGCCGAGGGTGAGAACGATACCGAGATGAACGCCATCCTGGCCGAGTACGGCTTCCCGCTCTCGTTCCCTGCCGAGGTGGAACGTGAATCGGAGGCGATACCTGAGGAGATATCGGCCGAGGAGATCGCTAAACGCCGCGATTTCAGGCCTGTACTGACCTTCACCATCGACCCTTTTGATGCCAAGGACTTTGATGATGCCATTTCCTTTCAAAAACTGGAGAACGGCAATTATGAAGTTGGTGTGCACATTGCAGACGTAGCTCACTACATCGAACCTGATTCGGCACTGGATAAGGAGGCTTATGAACGGGCTACATCGGTTTACCTGGTCGATCGCGTGATACCGATGCTGCCTGAGCGCTTGTCGAACGGCTTATGTTCGTTACGCCCGCATGAGGATAAATTGACCTTCGCTGCCGTTTTCGAGATGAACGATGCGGGTCAGGTATTGAGCGAATGGTTCGGCAAAACGATCATCCACTCCGACCGCCGCTTCACTTACGAAGAGGTGCAGGAAGTGATCGAGACCGGCCAGGGAGACCACGTTGAAGAGATACATACGCTGAACGCACTGGCATATAAGCTACGTGAGGCCAAGTTCAAGAACGGCGCTATCAGCTTTGAAAGCACCGAAGTGAAATTTAAACTGGACGAGCAAGGCAAACCGGTAGGCGTTTATGTGAAAGAACGCAAAGATGCCCACAAGCTGATCGAAGACTTTATGCTGCTGGCCAACCGCAAGGTGGCCGAATTTGTGAGCAAAAAAGGCAAGGGTAAAAAGAAATTTGCCTTTGTTTACCGCGCACACGATGCACCTAACCCTGAAACGCTGGGCAATTTTGCCCAATTCGCGGCCCGGTTCGGTTACAAGATCAACATGCGTACGGATAGGGAGATCGCTAAGTCGCTCAACCACCTCATGCACGATGTGGAAGGCAAAAAAGAACAGAACGTACTGACCCAACTGGCCATACGCTCGATGGCGAAAGCGGTATATACCACCAAAAGCAGCAGCCACTATGGCCTTGCGTTTGACCATTATACGCACTTCACCTCCCCTATACGCCGTTACCCCGATGTGATGGTGCACCGTCTGTTGTTGCACTATCTGGAAGGTGGCCAATCGGTCAACGCCGAGCATTACGAGGTATTGAGCAAGCACTGCTCGGAGATGGAAAAGAAAGCGGCCGATGCGGAACGCTCCTCAGTTAAATACAAACAGGCCGAATACCTGCAAGACAACATCGGTAGCATATTTGATGGCGTGATATCGGGCGTTACCGAATGGGGTATGTACGTGCAGATCATCGAGAACAACTGCGAGGGTATGATCCGCTTGCGTGACATCTCTGACGATTTTTATACGCTCGACGAAAAGAACTATGCCATCATCGGTCAGCGTAAAAAGAAGGTGTATCAACTGGGCGACCAGGTGCGCATAAAGGTAAAAAAGGTAGACCTCACAAAAAAACAAATAGATTTCTCGCTGGTGCAAGATCAAGTATCTTAGCACCGCATTATTTTATGAATAGACTTACTGATCTGCAGCAACTGATCGAGGACGCTGTTGCTGGGCTTGAACACCCTGCTTCGCCGTCTGAACTGTATGAGCCCATCACTTACATCTTATCTGTCGGCGGCAAGCGCATGCGTCCCGCCCTATTGCTCATGGCCTGCGACCTATTTGGTGGCGATGTGCAAAAGGCCATCAACCCGGCACTGGCCATCGAGGTGTTCCACAATTTTACGCTGGTACACGACGACATTATGGACAATGCCCCGCTACGTCGTGGCAAAATGACCGTGCACGAGAAATGGGACCCTAACGTGGCCATTCTATCGGGCGATGTGATGCTGGTACAAGCTTACCAGTTCATTATGCAGGTAGATGATGCCATCCTGCGCCAGGTGATCGATGTGTTCAACAAGACCGCTATTGGCGTTTGTGAGGGACAACAATTCGACATGAACTTTGAGCGTCAGGACAGCGTGGCCGTTGATACCTACCTGAATATGATCCGCCTTAAAACGGCCGTGTTATTGGGTGGTGCATTAAAGATCGGCGCGCTGATCGGTGGTGCCTCAACGACCGATGCCGACCTGCTTTGCACCTTTGGCGAGCAGTTGGGTATCGCTTTTCAGCTACAAGATGATATACTGGACGTTTACGGCGACCCCGACAAGTTCGGCAAACAGGTAGGCGGCGATATCATCTCTAATAAAAAGACCTTTTTGCTGATCAGGGCACTTGAACTGGCCACCGGTGAGGACAAGGACACCCTTGACCGCTGGCTACAGACCACCGACGCCGACCCTGCGGAAAAGGTATCGGCAGTGACCGCTATCTACGATCGCCTAAACATCAAACAAGCTGCCGAGCAAGCCATGCATGAATTTGCCGAAAAAGCATTTAATGCACTGGACAAGATCAGCCTGCCTATCGAGCGTAAGCAATACCTGCGCGATTTTGCCGACGGATTGATGGTTCGGGAGAAGTAAACGGAGCTTAAGATGTCATTGTTCAATTGCAACCGTAAATGACCTTATACCGATTAGCCCATCATCAATGAAAAAGCTGGAAGGCAAAGTAGCACTGATCACAGGTGGCGAATCAGGTATCGGCCAAAGCATCGCTGCTGAATTTGCTGCGCAGGGTGCGGATGTGATCATCACTTACCTGGCCGACCACGAGGCGGCGCAGAGGACCTATAGCGTTGTTGAAGAACACGGCTGCAAGTGTACTATGATACAAGCTGATGTGAGCGACGAAAACAGTGTTGCTTCTTTGTTCGATCAAGCATTAGTAAAGCATCATGACATCCACATTCTGGTCAATAGCGCAGGTGTACGAAGTGCAGATAAATTCACCCACGAGCTGAGTTTCGAAGAATTCGAGCGGACGGTGAGGATCAATTTGTTCGGTACGTTCCTGATTTGTAAGCGGTTCGTGCAGCACCGCCTACAGGCGGGCGGCTACGGGCGAGTGATCAATATTAGTTCTATACATGAAGAGGTGGTGAGCCCCGGCAAGACCGAATATTGTGCTTCAAAAGCTGCATTACGAGGGTTCACCCGGTCATTAGCACTGGAGGTAGCTGACCAACAGATCACCGTCAATAACATCGCGCCCGGCATGATCTTGACACCGATGAATCAAAGGGCCATGGACGACCGACCCTATCGTGAGGAACTGGAGCAACGCATACCACTCAAAAGGTCGGGTACGGTTGAGGATGTAGCCAAAGTGGCCGTTTTCCTGGCGTCTGATGATGCGAGTTACCTCACAGGCACCACGCAATTTGTCGACGGTGAGTTGATGCTCAACCGTGCTAAAGGAGCCCGGTAGAAGGCTCTATTGAACATCTCTGATCATTAGTTATTCTTCATCATCATACCTGTCGTTTCGCCAAGGGTAAGCCGTATTTGAGTAACCTCGGTCTTCCCAAAAACCATGCTTGTCTTCGGTCATAAACTCTATACGCTTGATCCATTTGGCGCCTTTCCAGGCATAAAGCTGAGGCGTGATCATACGCACCGGTCCGCCATGCTCAACGGGCAGCGGTTTGCCTTCAAAGGTGTGTACCAACAGCACATCAGGCTTTAAGGCCTCGGTCAATGACAGGTTGGTGCTATAGGTATCATACCCGTAGCACATAATATGGGTCGCATCATCTTTGGGCTGCACCAACGCGGCAAGATCAAGCAGGCTCACACCCTTCCACGGCATGTTGAGTTTTGACCAGGTGGTCACACAATGAAAGTCAGACGTATCCTTGGTTTGTGGCATATCCATGAATTGCTTCCAAGTCAGCTTTACGGGGTTCTCCACTGCGCCATCAATGGTCAGCCGCCAGCGATCTAACGAGATGTTGGGTTGGTAACCGAGGTCGAGCACCGGCCATTTCATGGTAGCCGTTTGCCCGATAGGGATAGCCGGCATGCCATGACGATTGATAGGCCCGGAACCTTTTGGCGCATCGTCGGCCACTGAAGGCGTGCCACGCATCTGCTCTTCAAAACGTGCCTTGAGTTTCATGCGGGCATCCACGATCCGTTGCAGTTTATCGTTGTCGGTCATATTCAAATTTAAGCTATCGATACCAAAGCCGGTCCATGCCGGTCATTTTCTTTTTAAAAGAAGTTGAACTCCCGTTATCAGATATCAGCTCAAGTAATCACCCGACCATTGTAAGCGAGACGGACGATATTATTGCTTTATAAGCGCTTGGTCAAATGTAAAGTGTATTCCACTATTCCCAAATTGGAGTTATTATTATCTATATAACTTACAGTATTATAGTTACTTACATCTGCATAAATAGAGTATTTATCAAAGCAAAGCATCATGCAGTATCTCTACCGGGTGCATAGCTCTGATGCTTGCACCATCTTTGATCTGGTGGCGGCAGCTGGTACCTGTAGCCGCAATGATGGTATCAGGTTGGCTATTCCTGACCGAGGGCAACAGCACCAGTTCGCCGATCTGCATGGATAGCTCATAGTGTTCCTTCTCATAACCGAACGAGCCGGCCATGCCGCAGCATCCTGACGGGATGGTCTCAACGGTGTAGCCCGATGGCAACGTCAGGATTTTTTGCGTGGCCGTCAAGGCGTTCCAGGCCTTTTGCTGGCAATGTCCATGCAACTTGATGTGTTTCTTCGCTGTAGTGAATTGATCAGCCCTGATGCGCCCCGCAGCCGCCTCATCGGCAAGGAACTCGTCGATCAACAATGCATGCTGAGCCAGTGCCTTTGCATCGGCTAACTGGTCATCGTCTACCAGGTCAGGGTATTCATCTCTAAAGGTCAGTATAGCCGAGGGTTCGATCCCGATCAACGGCGTATCAGCACTGATCAGCGGCGCCAACGAGCGCACATTCTTTTGAGCGATATTTTTTGCTTTCCGTAACAGGCCTTTTGATATAGCAGCCCGGCCGCTCTCCGTGTGTTGCGGTAACAATACCAAATAACCTAAACGCTGCAATAACTCCACCGCATTGATGCCGATATTCACGTCCTGATAGTTCGTGAACTCATCAATGAATAAATATACTTTTTTTGAGTGTTCGTTTTTTATATACTTATTTTTCAGACAATTAAACCATTTACGTAAGGTAATTGAACTAATGAG
This window harbors:
- a CDS encoding ABC transporter ATP-binding protein — encoded protein: MYPIILPILTPAMLNITDLQIKFRTSDGWFAAVKGITFQIRRGHTLGIVGESGSGKSVTSLAIMRLLNASGTQISGSIQFDDIDIVNAFEKDMRSIRGNRIAMIFQEPMTSLNPVITCGRQITEAIELHRGSDPSTARQQAIDLFKEVQLPRPEAIFDSYPHQLSGGQRQRVMIAMALSCDPELLIADEPTTALDVTVQKTIIDLLLKLKAERNMGLLFISHDLGVVSQIADEVLVMYKGNMVESGTAKYIFTDPKHPYTQGLLACRPSPKQHLKMLPVIGDFLETRPDGQLASTGLSIAAVNQRFAYAEQEVSERKQLLYKQEPLLKVNGLCTWFPVRSGWFGKRKEPIKAVNDITFEVYPGETLGLVGESGSGKTTLGRSILRLIEPTAGSVIYNGTDLLKLNKDQLRAMRREVQIIFQDPYSSLDPHQTIGQLLMEPMQVHQLHGNDAQRKQKVLELLQRVNLLPEHFDRYPHEFSGGQRQRVVIARALALEPRFIICDESVSALDVSVQAQILNLLRQLQQELGLTYIFISHDLSVIRHISDRIMVINKGQIEEISEPDALFEHPKTAYTQKLIASIPQISIAS
- the rnr gene encoding ribonuclease R, which produces MSKKKNINNSVKQVLTQLVLDVFEQNGQKEALNYKQVSSKLNIREPESRETILEILKDEARKNTLQEIAPGKFKIVELKTFVEGKVDMTADGSAFIVTDDEFENDIYVAPRKLRTALNGDRVKVYVYAKSKGKRKEGEVMEIIKRAKMEFTGVVKLSERFAFFVPDDRKMLHDIFIPLGDLNGAKNGVKAVAEITDWPKDAKNPIGRIKTVLGAEGENDTEMNAILAEYGFPLSFPAEVERESEAIPEEISAEEIAKRRDFRPVLTFTIDPFDAKDFDDAISFQKLENGNYEVGVHIADVAHYIEPDSALDKEAYERATSVYLVDRVIPMLPERLSNGLCSLRPHEDKLTFAAVFEMNDAGQVLSEWFGKTIIHSDRRFTYEEVQEVIETGQGDHVEEIHTLNALAYKLREAKFKNGAISFESTEVKFKLDEQGKPVGVYVKERKDAHKLIEDFMLLANRKVAEFVSKKGKGKKKFAFVYRAHDAPNPETLGNFAQFAARFGYKINMRTDREIAKSLNHLMHDVEGKKEQNVLTQLAIRSMAKAVYTTKSSSHYGLAFDHYTHFTSPIRRYPDVMVHRLLLHYLEGGQSVNAEHYEVLSKHCSEMEKKAADAERSSVKYKQAEYLQDNIGSIFDGVISGVTEWGMYVQIIENNCEGMIRLRDISDDFYTLDEKNYAIIGQRKKKVYQLGDQVRIKVKKVDLTKKQIDFSLVQDQVS
- a CDS encoding polyprenyl synthetase family protein, coding for MNRLTDLQQLIEDAVAGLEHPASPSELYEPITYILSVGGKRMRPALLLMACDLFGGDVQKAINPALAIEVFHNFTLVHDDIMDNAPLRRGKMTVHEKWDPNVAILSGDVMLVQAYQFIMQVDDAILRQVIDVFNKTAIGVCEGQQFDMNFERQDSVAVDTYLNMIRLKTAVLLGGALKIGALIGGASTTDADLLCTFGEQLGIAFQLQDDILDVYGDPDKFGKQVGGDIISNKKTFLLIRALELATGEDKDTLDRWLQTTDADPAEKVSAVTAIYDRLNIKQAAEQAMHEFAEKAFNALDKISLPIERKQYLRDFADGLMVREK
- a CDS encoding SDR family NAD(P)-dependent oxidoreductase; the encoded protein is MKKLEGKVALITGGESGIGQSIAAEFAAQGADVIITYLADHEAAQRTYSVVEEHGCKCTMIQADVSDENSVASLFDQALVKHHDIHILVNSAGVRSADKFTHELSFEEFERTVRINLFGTFLICKRFVQHRLQAGGYGRVINISSIHEEVVSPGKTEYCASKAALRGFTRSLALEVADQQITVNNIAPGMILTPMNQRAMDDRPYREELEQRIPLKRSGTVEDVAKVAVFLASDDASYLTGTTQFVDGELMLNRAKGAR
- a CDS encoding sulfite oxidase-like oxidoreductase, translated to MTDNDKLQRIVDARMKLKARFEEQMRGTPSVADDAPKGSGPINRHGMPAIPIGQTATMKWPVLDLGYQPNISLDRWRLTIDGAVENPVKLTWKQFMDMPQTKDTSDFHCVTTWSKLNMPWKGVSLLDLAALVQPKDDATHIMCYGYDTYSTNLSLTEALKPDVLLVHTFEGKPLPVEHGGPVRMITPQLYAWKGAKWIKRIEFMTEDKHGFWEDRGYSNTAYPWRNDRYDDEE